The following coding sequences lie in one Silene latifolia isolate original U9 population chromosome 5, ASM4854445v1, whole genome shotgun sequence genomic window:
- the LOC141655046 gene encoding secreted RxLR effector protein 161-like — translation MSRVPYSSAVGSLMYAMVCTRPDLAQSVSVVSRFMGDPGKEHWQAVKRIFRYLKGTSDVGLIYGGDRECLVSGYSDSDYAGDVDSRRSMTGYVFTLGGSVVSWKATLQPTVTLSTTEAEYMALTAAAKEGIWLKGLVSDLGLHQEQAIVFCDSLSAICLAKDQVHHERTKHIDVRYHFLRNEKRIKVNKVGTADNPADMFTKPVPHSKFQHCLDLLNICNL, via the coding sequence ATGTCTCGAGTTCCGTACTCTAGTGCAGTGGGTAGTTTGATGTATGCTATGGTCTGCACTAGACCTGATTTAGCACAGTCAGTCAGTGTGGTGAGCCGGTTTATGGGTGATCCAGGTAAAGAGCATTGGCAAGCTGTGAAGAGAATTTTTCGGTACCTTAAGGGTACATCTGATGTTGGTCTCATTTATGGAGGTGATAGAGAGTGCCTTGTGTCAGGGTACTCAGATTCTGATTATGCAGGAGATGTTGACAGCAGACGATCAATGACTGGTTATGTTTTCACTCTTGGTGGTTCAGTCGTCAGTTGGAAGGCTACATTGCAGCCTACAGTTACTTTGTCTACTACTGAAGCAGAGTATATGGCGTTGACCGCAGCAGCTAAAGAGGGAATCTGGTTAAAAGGATTGGTCAGTGATTTGGGTCTACATCAGGAGCAAGCTATTGTATTCTGTGACAGTCTTAGTGCAATATGCTTGGCTAAAGATCAAGTCCATCATGAGAGGACTAAGCATATAGATGTGAGATATCACTTTCTGAGAAATGAGAAGAGGATTAAGGTGAACAAAGTGGGTACTGCTGATAACCCAGCTGACATGTTCACTAAGCCAGTTCCGCATAGCAAGTTCCAACATTGTTTGGACTTGCTAAATATCTGTAATCTGTAA
- the LOC141655047 gene encoding uncharacterized protein LOC141655047 encodes MTKKLSPYFLSTSDKSSDKLIVVELKGENYDEWSIKMKGALRSKKKTSFIDGTIKRPADDSEYLKDLYMVNAMIVNWIFNTIEPNLGSSITYVEEAKALWDDIEQRFSVENGPKLHRIKGFVASCKQNDNESIAEYYGRLKRLWDELDKYDKNPICSCGACKCGINKQLEAKHDQGKLHDFLLGLGSDYSTVSSNLLLQEPLPSLNKAYSILIQEEGVRGKTNGRVAGARDGENRAEPVGFAAQYNTVPTAITRMEEEKKKKGETARPYCDGCNKFWHTRARCFDIIGYPKG; translated from the coding sequence ATGACGAAGAAACTCAGTCCATATTTTCTCTCGACTTCCGACAAATCTAGTGACAAATTGATTGTTGTCGAATTGAAGGGTGAGAATTATGATGAATGGTCCATTAAAATGAAAGGTGCCCTCCGCTCAAAGAAGAAAACTAGTTTTATCGACGGCACGATTAAGAGGCCGGCTGACGATTCAGAATATCTTAAGGATTTGTATATGGTGAATGCGATGATCGTAAATTGGATTTTCAACACGATCGAACCTAATCTTGGTTCATCGATCACCTATGTCGAAGAAGCAAAGGCACTTTGGGATGATATAGAGCAGCGTTTTAGTGTCGAAAACGGTCCAAAATTACATAGAATAAAGGGCTTTGTTGCTAGTTGTAAGCAAAATGATAACGAGTCCATCGCTGAATATTATGGCAGATTGAAGCGGCTTTGGGATGAACTCGATAAATACGATAAGAACCCGATTTGCAGTTGTGGAGCATGCAAGTGTGGAATCAACAAGCAGTTAGAAGCAAAACATGATCAAGGTAAATTACACGATTTCCTTTTAGGGCTTGGTTCTGATTATTCCACCGTTTCTTCGAACCTATTGCTGCAAGAACCTCTACCTTCCCTCAATAAAGCCTATTCGATCCTAATTCAAGAAGAGGGAGTTCGTGGAAAGACGAATGGGCGTGTTGCAGGTGCTAGGGATGGCGAGAATAGGGCAGAACCAGTAGGTTTCGCTGCTCAATATAATACCGTACCAACTGCTATCACTCGCATGgaggaagagaagaagaaaaaaggagAAACTGCTCGACCTTATTGTGATGGTTGTAATAAATTTTGGCACACTCGTGCTAGATGTTTCGATattataggttatccaaagggATAG